In Dehalococcoidia bacterium, the following proteins share a genomic window:
- a CDS encoding ATP-binding protein, with amino-acid sequence MALEPVGQVIGTDDAFALDFWVHVEEGRYLQLDDVVTVPIVLPDGQSVTIHGVVDTVRSRLEGARFGSDAKRAREGIMPFNVANAAHVAVTRVDPEVFVAPFPGSDAFKSEGLQREQALYFDKMLAAGTAFCAGFSRDGQLMYGNIEFLDGTRGAHMNISGISGVATKTSYALFLLYSLFHSGVLQGHGPNTKAIVFNVKGEDLLWLDKPNRLLDDGARRMYEKAGLPVGPFRSVAVWSPVRKGDALIAAADTRTEGVRAYAWSLADFCRERMLRFLFAEADSETSQLSFVIRQVEDWLADPETMTGPDDRGFMVTSDGTVVRSFTDLAHLLEAYIDSIASRVAQGTQQAFIRRLFDAAATAGHLVRAIPPSLADQHRIRVLDADGESNKQITVIDINGLPDRAKRFVVGVVVRRLVEQKEGLGTGRPLVFVVLDELNKYAPREGWSPIKEVVLDIAERGRSLGLVLIGAQQTASEIERRVTANASFRVAGRLDTAEAARDEYGFLSDAARARASILKPGSMFLRQPEIPVPLLVQFPFPAWATRKDEVDLSAGDGLGIRLGR; translated from the coding sequence ATGGCTTTAGAGCCCGTCGGACAGGTGATCGGGACCGACGACGCCTTCGCCCTCGACTTCTGGGTGCACGTCGAGGAGGGCCGCTATCTGCAGCTTGACGATGTCGTCACCGTGCCCATCGTCCTGCCCGACGGTCAGTCAGTGACCATTCACGGCGTCGTCGATACGGTCCGCTCGCGGCTCGAGGGTGCGCGTTTCGGCAGCGACGCGAAGCGCGCCCGCGAGGGCATCATGCCCTTCAACGTCGCGAATGCGGCGCACGTGGCCGTCACGCGCGTGGACCCCGAGGTCTTCGTCGCCCCCTTTCCCGGGAGCGACGCCTTCAAGAGCGAAGGCCTCCAGCGTGAGCAAGCCCTCTACTTCGACAAAATGCTCGCCGCTGGCACCGCTTTCTGCGCCGGCTTCTCGCGCGATGGGCAGCTTATGTACGGCAACATCGAGTTCCTCGACGGCACCCGTGGCGCCCACATGAACATCTCCGGCATCAGCGGCGTCGCGACCAAGACCAGCTACGCCCTCTTCCTCCTCTATTCACTCTTCCACTCCGGCGTCCTCCAGGGCCACGGGCCGAATACGAAGGCTATAGTCTTCAACGTGAAGGGGGAGGACCTCCTCTGGCTCGATAAGCCCAATCGTCTCCTGGACGACGGCGCGCGGCGCATGTATGAGAAGGCCGGGCTGCCTGTCGGCCCATTCCGCAGCGTCGCGGTCTGGTCCCCCGTCCGCAAGGGCGACGCGCTGATCGCCGCCGCCGACACCCGCACGGAGGGCGTGCGCGCCTACGCCTGGTCGCTGGCCGACTTCTGCCGCGAGCGCATGCTCCGCTTCCTCTTCGCCGAAGCCGACAGCGAGACCAGCCAGCTGTCCTTCGTCATCCGCCAGGTCGAAGACTGGCTCGCGGACCCGGAGACGATGACGGGGCCCGACGACCGCGGCTTCATGGTCACCTCCGACGGCACCGTCGTGCGGAGCTTCACGGATCTCGCCCACCTGCTCGAGGCCTACATCGACAGCATCGCTTCCCGCGTCGCCCAGGGCACGCAGCAGGCCTTCATCCGCCGCCTCTTCGACGCCGCCGCCACCGCCGGCCACCTCGTCCGGGCGATACCGCCCTCGCTCGCCGACCAGCACCGCATCCGCGTGCTCGACGCCGACGGCGAGTCCAACAAGCAGATCACGGTCATAGACATCAACGGCCTGCCCGACCGGGCGAAGCGCTTCGTAGTCGGCGTGGTCGTCCGCCGCCTCGTGGAGCAGAAGGAGGGCCTCGGCACAGGGCGCCCGCTGGTCTTCGTTGTGCTGGACGAACTGAACAAATACGCGCCCCGCGAGGGCTGGAGCCCGATCAAGGAGGTGGTGCTCGATATTGCGGAGCGCGGCCGCAGCCTCGGCCTCGTGCTCATCGGCGCCCAGCAGACGGCGAGCGAGATCGAGCGTCGGGTGACGGCGAACGCCTCCTTCCGCGTGGCGGGGCGCCTGGACACGGCCGAAGCCGCGCGCGACGAGTACGGCTTTCTCTCCGACGCCGCCCGCGCCCGCGCCTCCATCCTCAAGCCCGGCTCCATGTTCCTCCGCCAGCCGGAGATCCCGGTCCCGCTCCTGGTGCAGTTCCCCTTCCCCGCCTGGGCAACCCGGAAGGACGAAGTCGACCTCTCAGCCGGCGATGGGCTGGGCATTCGCCTGGGGCGGTAG